In the genome of Longimicrobiaceae bacterium, one region contains:
- a CDS encoding ABC transporter ATP-binding protein, translating into MTPLVEVRQVSKTYRRDTVVVPVLENLDLTIAEGEFLALMGPSGSGKSTLLNLLAGLDVPTSGSIIVAGEDITRLKPKQLAAWRARHVGFIFQLYNLIPVLTALQNVELPLLLTPLNRKQRKEQAQRALRIVGLEERMNHYPRQLSGGQEQRVGIARAIATDPTLILADEPTGDLDARSAAEILDLLERLNAEFKKTIVMVTHDPQAAKRAGRTLHLEKGALLEAAGESETPLVAR; encoded by the coding sequence ATGACTCCTTTGGTAGAGGTTCGGCAGGTCAGCAAAACCTATCGTCGAGACACGGTGGTCGTGCCGGTGCTGGAGAACCTCGATCTCACCATCGCCGAGGGGGAGTTCCTCGCACTGATGGGTCCCTCCGGCAGCGGCAAGAGCACGCTCCTCAACCTGCTGGCCGGCCTCGACGTCCCGACCTCGGGGAGCATCATCGTCGCCGGTGAGGACATCACGCGGCTGAAGCCAAAGCAGCTTGCGGCGTGGAGAGCCCGCCACGTCGGCTTCATCTTCCAGCTCTACAACCTGATTCCGGTCCTCACCGCGCTGCAGAACGTGGAGCTGCCGCTGCTCCTCACTCCGCTCAACCGCAAGCAGCGGAAGGAGCAGGCGCAGCGTGCGCTGCGGATCGTGGGGCTGGAGGAGAGGATGAACCACTATCCTCGCCAGCTCTCGGGGGGACAGGAACAGCGCGTGGGGATCGCCCGCGCCATCGCCACCGACCCCACGCTCATCCTGGCGGACGAGCCGACCGGTGACCTCGATGCGCGCTCCGCGGCGGAGATCCTGGACCTGCTCGAACGGCTGAACGCCGAGTTCAAGAAGACGATCGTCATGGTCACGCACGATCCGCAGGCGGCCAAGCGGGCCGGGCGCACGCTGCACCTCGAGAAGGGGGCGCTGCTCGAGGCGGCGGGCGAGTCGGAAACGCCGCTCGTGGCCCGATGA